A genome region from Pseudomonas helmanticensis includes the following:
- a CDS encoding purine-cytosine permease family protein, whose protein sequence is MAVNTDRASNKPLIERRSIDYIPEAERHGRLFSQFTLWMGANLQITAIVTGALAVVLGGDVFWSLIGLLIGQLLGGGVMALHAAQGPKLGLPQMISSRVQFGVYGAAIPIVLVCLMYLGFTATGTVLSGQALGQLFGVSDTVGILLFASVIVVVTVLGYRVIHWIGRVASVIGVIAFVYLFSRLISQVDVSALLQIRHFSWSSFLLAVSLAASWQIAFGPYVADYSRYLPNKTSAVKTFFAAGLGSVVGAQVAMVLGVFAAASANGQFAGHEVAYIVGLGGTGATAALLYFSIAFGKVTISTLNSYGSFMCIATIISGFKGHLTVTRLQRLVFVLVIVGTATLIALLGQHSFLGAFKSFILFLLAFFTPWSAINLVDYYCITRERYDVPALADPNGRYGRWNLLGISVYVFGVLVQLPFISTKFYTGPLVAALGDVDISWIIGLVLPAVVYYVCAKKWHSAVPDQLILPVEQNSVVQPKTSGAGRAAAQA, encoded by the coding sequence ATGGCTGTCAACACCGATCGTGCAAGCAACAAACCGTTGATCGAAAGGCGTTCGATCGACTACATCCCGGAAGCGGAAAGACACGGTCGTCTGTTCAGCCAATTCACCCTGTGGATGGGTGCCAACCTGCAAATCACTGCGATTGTCACCGGGGCCTTGGCCGTGGTGCTCGGTGGTGATGTGTTCTGGTCGCTGATCGGTCTGTTGATCGGTCAATTGCTCGGCGGTGGCGTGATGGCGCTGCACGCCGCGCAAGGGCCGAAACTCGGCCTGCCGCAGATGATCTCCAGCCGTGTACAGTTCGGCGTTTATGGCGCGGCGATCCCGATCGTGCTGGTGTGCCTGATGTACCTGGGCTTTACCGCGACGGGCACGGTCCTTTCCGGTCAGGCGCTGGGCCAATTGTTTGGTGTCAGCGACACCGTTGGCATCCTGCTGTTCGCCAGTGTCATCGTGGTGGTCACGGTGCTCGGGTATCGGGTGATCCACTGGATCGGTCGGGTCGCCAGTGTCATCGGCGTGATCGCTTTCGTTTATCTGTTCAGCCGTCTGATCAGTCAGGTTGACGTCAGCGCACTTCTGCAAATCCGTCACTTCAGCTGGAGCAGCTTCCTGCTCGCGGTATCGCTTGCCGCGTCCTGGCAGATCGCTTTCGGCCCTTACGTGGCTGACTATTCCCGTTACCTGCCGAACAAGACTTCGGCGGTAAAAACCTTCTTTGCCGCCGGCCTGGGTTCTGTGGTTGGCGCGCAAGTGGCGATGGTGCTCGGCGTGTTTGCCGCGGCTTCTGCCAACGGCCAGTTCGCCGGCCACGAAGTTGCCTACATTGTCGGTCTGGGCGGCACCGGTGCCACTGCCGCGCTGCTGTACTTCAGCATCGCGTTCGGCAAGGTGACCATCTCGACACTGAACTCCTACGGCAGCTTCATGTGCATCGCGACCATCATCAGTGGTTTCAAAGGTCACCTGACCGTTACGCGCCTGCAGCGTCTGGTGTTCGTGCTGGTGATCGTTGGCACGGCGACGCTGATCGCACTGCTCGGCCAGCACTCGTTCCTCGGTGCGTTCAAGTCTTTCATCCTGTTCCTGCTCGCCTTTTTCACCCCGTGGAGCGCGATCAACCTGGTCGACTACTACTGCATCACCCGCGAGCGCTATGACGTGCCAGCACTGGCTGATCCGAACGGTCGCTACGGGCGCTGGAACCTGCTCGGCATCAGCGTCTACGTGTTCGGCGTGCTGGTGCAGTTGCCGTTCATCTCTACCAAGTTCTACACCGGTCCACTGGTGGCTGCTCTCGGTGATGTGGATATCTCCTGGATCATCGGTCTGGTGTTGCCGGCCGTCGTCTACTACGTGTGCGCGAAAAAATGGCACAGCGCGGTACCCGATCAACTGATTCTGCCGGTCGAGCAGAACAGCGTTGTACAACCTAAAACAAGCGGGGCCGGTCGCGCTGCGGCGCAGGCCTGA
- a CDS encoding ABC transporter substrate-binding protein: MKSNKTLLTTLLSMGLLASAGATQAAGWCESGKPVKFAGLNWESGMLLTDVLQVVLEKGYDCKTDSLPGNSITMENALSSNDIQVFAEEWVGRSEVWNKAEKAGKVVGVGAPVVGAVEGWYVPRYVIEGDAKRKLEPKAPDLKNIADLGKYAAVFKDAEEPSKGRFYNCPAGWTCELDNSEMLKSYGLESSYTNFRPGTGPALDAAVLSSYKRGEPILFYYWSPTPLMGQVDLVKLEEKPGVDKTVSIKVGLSKTFHEQAPELVAVLEKVNLPIDLLNQNLGRMAKERIESPKLAKIFLKEHPEVWHAWVSGDAAKKIDAAL; this comes from the coding sequence ATGAAATCGAACAAGACCCTGCTGACCACATTGCTGTCCATGGGCCTGCTGGCCAGTGCCGGTGCAACGCAAGCCGCCGGCTGGTGCGAATCGGGCAAACCGGTGAAGTTCGCCGGGCTGAACTGGGAAAGCGGCATGCTCCTGACCGACGTCCTGCAAGTGGTGCTGGAGAAGGGCTACGACTGCAAGACCGACAGTTTGCCGGGCAACTCCATCACCATGGAAAACGCGCTGAGCAGCAACGATATTCAAGTGTTCGCCGAAGAGTGGGTCGGTCGCAGCGAGGTCTGGAACAAGGCCGAGAAGGCCGGCAAGGTTGTCGGTGTCGGCGCTCCGGTAGTGGGTGCTGTCGAAGGCTGGTACGTGCCGCGTTACGTGATCGAAGGCGACGCCAAGCGCAAGCTTGAGCCGAAAGCGCCGGACCTGAAAAACATCGCCGACCTGGGCAAATACGCCGCCGTGTTCAAGGACGCCGAAGAGCCTTCCAAGGGCCGTTTCTATAATTGCCCGGCCGGCTGGACCTGCGAACTCGACAACAGCGAAATGCTGAAAAGTTACGGTCTCGAAAGCAGCTACACCAACTTCCGTCCGGGCACCGGGCCGGCGCTGGATGCGGCAGTGCTGTCGAGCTACAAGCGTGGCGAGCCGATCCTGTTCTACTACTGGTCGCCAACCCCGCTGATGGGTCAGGTGGATCTGGTCAAACTCGAAGAAAAACCGGGCGTCGACAAGACCGTGAGCATCAAGGTCGGCCTGTCGAAAACCTTCCACGAACAGGCGCCGGAACTGGTCGCCGTACTGGAAAAGGTCAACCTGCCGATCGACCTGCTGAACCAGAACCTGGGTCGCATGGCCAAGGAACGTATCGAGTCGCCAAAACTGGCGAAAATCTTCCTCAAGGAACATCCTGAGGTCTGGCATGCGTGGGTCAGTGGCGACGCAGCCAAGAAAATCGACGCGGCGCTGTAG